One segment of Rhodanobacter thiooxydans DNA contains the following:
- a CDS encoding HAD family hydrolase, producing MNLALFDFDGTITTREMFADFMHFAVTPRRLAAGKWLLAPVVIGYKLGLVSSNAIRSHVVRFGFRDEPMARLDDAGERFAREVLPGVLREQAMERIAWHKAQGDVVVVVSGGLDAYLQHWCRRHGLALICSELEVVDGRCSGRYRGSQCVGAEKPRRVLQQYDPGDFDCVYAYGDTSEDLDLLDIADRRYFNWQEVA from the coding sequence ATGAATCTTGCGCTGTTCGATTTCGACGGCACCATCACCACCCGCGAGATGTTTGCCGACTTCATGCATTTCGCGGTGACGCCGCGGCGGCTGGCCGCCGGCAAGTGGCTGCTGGCGCCGGTGGTGATCGGCTACAAGCTCGGCCTGGTTTCCAGCAACGCGATTCGCTCGCACGTGGTGCGCTTCGGTTTTCGCGACGAGCCCATGGCGCGACTGGATGACGCGGGGGAGCGGTTTGCGCGCGAGGTGCTGCCCGGCGTGTTGCGCGAACAGGCGATGGAACGCATCGCCTGGCACAAGGCGCAGGGTGACGTGGTGGTAGTCGTCTCCGGCGGGCTTGACGCCTATCTGCAGCACTGGTGCCGCCGGCACGGGCTGGCGCTGATCTGCTCGGAGCTGGAAGTGGTCGATGGCCGCTGCAGCGGTCGCTATCGTGGAAGCCAGTGCGTGGGCGCCGAGAAGCCACGGCGGGTGCTGCAACAGTACGACCCCGGCGACTTCGACTGCGTATACGCCTACGGCGACACCAGCGAGGATCTTGACCTGCTGGACATCGCCGACCGACGGTACTTCAACTGGCAGGAAGTGGCCTGA
- the folE gene encoding GTP cyclohydrolase I FolE, with translation MLDLDQAFAQPAVLPAAAETPQPTRAEAEAAVRTLIRWAGDDPAREGLLATPARVVRAYEEWFAGYRQDPASLLSRTFGEVGGYDELVILRDIPLQSTCEHHLAAIRGVVHIAYLPNQRVVGISKLARLVEAFGRRLQIQERLTVEIADTLAKVLQPRGVAVIVEASHECLSSRGVRLHGVSMQTRRLLGEFAHEPRRQEILATLAG, from the coding sequence ATGCTCGATCTCGACCAGGCTTTTGCCCAGCCCGCCGTGCTGCCCGCCGCGGCCGAAACCCCGCAGCCGACCCGCGCCGAGGCCGAGGCGGCGGTGCGCACGCTGATCCGCTGGGCCGGCGATGACCCCGCGCGCGAAGGCCTGCTGGCCACCCCGGCGCGCGTGGTGCGTGCGTACGAGGAATGGTTCGCCGGCTACCGGCAGGACCCGGCCAGCCTGCTCAGCCGTACCTTCGGCGAAGTCGGCGGCTACGACGAGCTGGTCATCCTGCGCGACATTCCGCTGCAGTCGACTTGCGAACACCACCTGGCGGCGATCCGCGGCGTGGTGCACATCGCCTACCTGCCGAACCAGCGCGTGGTCGGCATCTCCAAGCTGGCGCGGCTGGTCGAGGCGTTCGGCCGGCGCCTGCAGATCCAGGAGCGGCTCACCGTGGAGATCGCCGACACGCTGGCCAAGGTGCTGCAGCCGCGTGGCGTGGCGGTGATCGTCGAGGCAAGCCACGAGTGCCTGTCCTCGCGCGGCGTGCGCCTGCACGGGGTGTCGATGCAGACCCGGCGCCTGCTCGGCGAATTCGCGCATGAACCGCGGCGGCAGGAGATCCTGGCGACACTAGCCGGCTGA
- a CDS encoding RNA polymerase sigma factor, giving the protein MSAHAHVSPVDVAALDDHALVALVRDGHREAFRHIMQRCNQRLFRVARAVLGEDSEAEDVLQESYMRAYHKLDSFRGDSTLLTWLTSIVLNEARGRLRKRHAMVGLEQVDAAVDDSHQVIQFPSKFGSEDPAVAAARSQIRHLLEHAIDELPPAFRTVYMMREVEECSVEETAHLLAIKPETVKTRLYRARRLLRTSLHGSLAETMSGAFPFMGQRCARVTDAVMARLDAETV; this is encoded by the coding sequence ATGTCAGCCCATGCCCATGTTTCACCCGTCGATGTCGCCGCGCTGGACGATCACGCGCTGGTGGCGCTGGTCCGCGACGGTCATCGCGAGGCGTTCCGCCACATCATGCAGCGCTGCAACCAGCGGCTGTTCCGCGTGGCGCGTGCCGTGCTCGGCGAGGATTCGGAAGCGGAAGACGTGCTGCAGGAATCGTATATGCGTGCCTATCACAAGCTGGATTCGTTTCGAGGCGACTCGACCCTGTTGACCTGGCTGACCAGCATCGTGCTGAACGAGGCGCGCGGGCGCCTGCGCAAACGGCACGCCATGGTCGGCCTGGAGCAGGTCGACGCGGCGGTGGACGATAGCCACCAGGTCATCCAGTTCCCCTCGAAGTTCGGCAGCGAGGATCCGGCCGTCGCGGCCGCCCGCAGCCAGATCCGCCACCTGCTCGAACACGCCATCGATGAACTGCCGCCGGCATTCCGCACCGTCTACATGATGCGCGAGGTGGAGGAGTGCTCGGTCGAGGAAACCGCCCACCTGCTGGCGATCAAGCCGGAGACGGTGAAAACGCGCCTGTATCGCGCGCGCCGGTTGTTGCGCACGTCGCTGCACGGCAGCCTGGCCGAAACGATGAGCGGGGCGTTCCCGTTCATGGGCCAGCGTTGCGCCCGCGTCACCGACGCGGTGATGGCGCGGCTGGATGCCGAAACGGTGTAA
- a CDS encoding DUF998 domain-containing protein produces the protein MHNPESTRPNAATSRTLGHLALVGLLLFGIVAVAVQVLRNDLDWMHAPLSFYLLDAYGHWLQAAYVVLALALASLGAGYYVALRHGYRSAAPWLLFVCAGAGLCVTALAHSNLPGHAPTLEGFVHGIAAQTAFLCVSVAMLLQSWWLRTDPHWRPRFAPAFALALAGFAGIWTDALWHGMPRGLEQRLVIALILAWLLLAANWLRRHRAA, from the coding sequence ATGCACAACCCAGAATCCACCCGACCGAACGCCGCGACCAGCCGCACGCTCGGCCACCTTGCGCTGGTCGGCCTGCTGCTCTTCGGCATCGTCGCCGTGGCCGTGCAGGTACTGCGCAACGACCTGGACTGGATGCACGCGCCGCTCAGCTTCTACCTGCTGGACGCCTACGGCCACTGGCTGCAGGCGGCATACGTCGTGCTGGCGCTCGCACTGGCCTCGCTGGGCGCGGGTTACTACGTCGCGTTGCGGCATGGGTACCGCAGCGCGGCGCCATGGCTGCTGTTCGTCTGCGCCGGTGCCGGCCTGTGCGTGACCGCGCTGGCACACAGCAACCTGCCCGGCCACGCGCCCACGCTGGAAGGCTTCGTGCACGGCATCGCGGCGCAGACGGCGTTCCTGTGCGTCAGCGTGGCGATGCTGCTGCAGTCGTGGTGGCTGCGTACCGATCCGCACTGGCGTCCGCGCTTCGCGCCGGCGTTCGCGCTGGCGCTGGCCGGCTTTGCGGGAATCTGGACAGACGCGCTGTGGCACGGCATGCCGCGCGGACTGGAGCAGCGACTGGTGATCGCGCTGATCCTGGCGTGGCTGCTGCTGGCGGCGAACTGGCTGCGGCGCCACCGCGCCGCCTGA
- a CDS encoding TlpA family protein disulfide reductase — MNIGPLALSSGLLALLFGVIAALASAGFLHRRGHADAGNALYLALGIGLLAARAAYVAGWWPQYMQQPLSILNIRDHGFDPIVGVLGLLAAAAAIGWRRPPLRRPLAAGVAVGVMAWAFAGLVAYKLTTTTHPGLPALVLSDLDGREVPLQTLRGQPTVINLWATWCGPCRREMPVLAEAQQATPQIRFVFADQGESAAAVKHFMQVQRLALQHVLIDGNLQLSNHYNARGYPTTLFLDADGRLRDMHIGELSRATLAERLQRIQPPTAPAPR; from the coding sequence TTGAACATCGGACCGCTCGCGCTCTCGTCCGGCCTGCTGGCCTTGCTGTTCGGCGTCATCGCCGCGCTCGCCAGCGCGGGCTTCCTGCATCGGCGCGGTCATGCCGACGCCGGCAACGCGCTGTACCTGGCACTCGGCATCGGCCTGCTCGCCGCGCGCGCCGCCTACGTGGCCGGCTGGTGGCCGCAGTACATGCAGCAGCCACTGAGCATCCTGAACATCCGCGACCACGGCTTCGACCCGATCGTCGGCGTGCTCGGGCTGCTGGCGGCAGCGGCGGCGATCGGCTGGCGCCGGCCACCGCTGCGACGACCACTGGCTGCCGGCGTGGCGGTCGGCGTCATGGCCTGGGCCTTCGCGGGACTGGTCGCGTACAAGCTGACCACAACCACCCATCCCGGCTTGCCGGCCCTCGTGCTGAGCGACCTGGACGGGCGCGAGGTGCCGCTGCAAACGCTGCGCGGCCAGCCCACCGTGATCAACCTGTGGGCCACCTGGTGCGGGCCGTGCCGACGCGAGATGCCGGTGCTGGCCGAGGCGCAGCAAGCGACGCCGCAGATCCGCTTCGTGTTCGCCGACCAGGGCGAATCGGCGGCGGCGGTGAAGCACTTCATGCAGGTGCAGCGGCTGGCGCTGCAGCACGTGCTGATCGACGGCAACCTGCAGCTGTCGAACCACTACAACGCCCGCGGCTACCCGACCACCTTGTTCCTCGATGCCGACGGTCGCCTGCGCGACATGCACATCGGCGAGCTGTCGCGCGCCACGCTGGCCGAACGGCTGCAGCGGATCCAGCCACCCACCGCGCCGGCGCCGCGCTGA
- the eda gene encoding bifunctional 4-hydroxy-2-oxoglutarate aldolase/2-dehydro-3-deoxy-phosphogluconate aldolase: protein MRLAPVIPVVIIEDARNAVPMARALVAGGIPTIEVTLRTPAALDAIRAIAAEVEGAMVGCGTALTARDLEAAQQAGARFAVSPGTSPRLLDAADDSALPLLPGVATASEAMALLERGYRHLKFFPAVPAGGTKLLGAWASPLPQIRFCPTGGISLSSAPDFLALPNVLCVGGSWLTPADKLASGDWAGIERLAREAAGLRGNPPPAR, encoded by the coding sequence ATGCGGCTGGCGCCGGTGATCCCGGTGGTGATCATCGAGGACGCCCGCAACGCCGTGCCGATGGCGCGTGCGCTGGTCGCCGGCGGCATCCCGACGATCGAGGTCACCCTGCGCACGCCGGCAGCGCTGGACGCGATCCGCGCGATCGCCGCCGAAGTGGAAGGCGCGATGGTCGGCTGCGGCACCGCGCTGACTGCACGCGACCTCGAAGCCGCGCAGCAGGCCGGTGCGCGCTTTGCCGTGTCGCCCGGCACCTCGCCGCGCCTGCTCGACGCCGCCGACGACAGCGCACTGCCGCTGTTGCCGGGCGTGGCCACCGCCAGCGAGGCGATGGCGCTGCTCGAACGCGGCTACCGCCACCTGAAGTTCTTCCCGGCGGTACCGGCCGGCGGCACCAAACTGCTCGGCGCCTGGGCCAGTCCGCTGCCGCAGATCCGCTTCTGCCCCACCGGCGGCATCAGCCTGAGCAGCGCGCCTGATTTCCTCGCCCTGCCGAATGTGCTATGCGTGGGCGGCTCCTGGCTCACGCCCGCCGACAAGCTCGCCAGCGGCGACTGGGCTGGCATCGAACGGCTGGCGCGCGAGGCGGCCGGCTTGCGCGGAAACCCACCGCCCGCGCGATAA
- the edd gene encoding phosphogluconate dehydratase: MSTLHPVVAEVTERLRERSRETRAAYLRRIDAVDRSGPQREHLSCGNLAHGFAACGTEDKAALRSGRRANLAIVTAYNDMLSAHQPYERYPALIRQIARDAGVTAQVAGGVPAMCDGITQGRAGMQLSLFSRDVIALATAVALSHDMFDGALYLGICDKIVPGLLIAALSFGHLAGAFVPSGPMPSGIPNEQKSKVRQAFADGKASKAELLEAEAASYHAPGTCTFYGTANSNQMLMEIMGLHLPGASFTAPDTPLRDALTAEVVRRVANLSALGEHYLPLGHIIDERAIINGVIGLHATGGSTNHLLHLVAIAHAAGIQLRWDDFDALSKAIPLLARVYPNGYADVNQFHEAGGMAFLIDQLLGAGLLHGDVQTIFGTGLEGYTRVPQLDEAGAVSWVPVAKQSGNRGVLRGMDEPFRADGGLRMLDGNLGRAVIKVSSVPEDRLLVEAPAIVFNDQDEVAGAFKRGELNRDFVAVVRFQGPRANGMPELHKLTPTLALLQDRGHRIALLTDGRMSGASGRVPAAIHVTPEAVAGGNIAKIRDGDIIRLDAANGRLDVLMEAHELDARLPHVADLSGEHSGMGRELFGLFRQAAANADLGAGVLS; encoded by the coding sequence ATGAGCACGCTGCACCCCGTCGTCGCCGAAGTCACTGAACGCCTGCGCGAGCGCAGCCGCGAGACGCGCGCGGCCTACCTCAGGCGCATCGACGCGGTCGACCGCAGCGGGCCGCAGCGCGAGCACCTGTCCTGCGGCAACCTGGCGCACGGCTTCGCCGCCTGCGGCACGGAGGACAAGGCGGCGCTGCGCAGCGGCCGGCGCGCCAACCTGGCCATCGTCACCGCCTACAACGACATGCTCTCGGCGCACCAGCCGTACGAGCGCTATCCCGCGCTGATCCGCCAGATCGCCCGCGACGCCGGCGTCACAGCGCAGGTCGCCGGCGGCGTGCCGGCGATGTGCGACGGCATCACCCAGGGCCGCGCGGGCATGCAGCTGTCGCTGTTCTCGCGCGACGTGATCGCGCTGGCCACCGCGGTGGCGCTGTCGCACGACATGTTCGACGGCGCGCTCTACCTCGGCATCTGCGACAAGATCGTGCCGGGCCTGCTGATCGCAGCGCTCAGCTTCGGCCACCTAGCCGGCGCGTTCGTGCCGTCGGGGCCGATGCCCAGCGGCATCCCGAACGAACAGAAGTCGAAGGTGCGCCAGGCCTTCGCCGACGGCAAGGCGAGCAAGGCCGAGCTGCTGGAGGCGGAAGCGGCGTCCTACCACGCGCCCGGCACCTGTACCTTCTATGGCACCGCGAACTCCAACCAGATGCTGATGGAGATCATGGGCCTGCACCTGCCCGGCGCCAGCTTCACCGCGCCGGACACGCCGCTGCGCGACGCGCTTACCGCCGAGGTGGTGCGCCGCGTCGCCAACCTCAGCGCGCTGGGCGAGCATTACCTGCCGCTCGGCCACATCATCGACGAGCGCGCGATCATCAACGGCGTGATCGGCCTGCACGCCACGGGCGGCTCCACCAACCACCTGCTGCACCTGGTAGCGATCGCGCACGCCGCCGGCATCCAGCTGCGTTGGGACGATTTCGATGCGCTGTCCAAGGCGATTCCGCTGCTGGCCCGCGTGTACCCGAATGGCTACGCCGACGTGAACCAGTTCCACGAGGCGGGCGGCATGGCGTTCCTGATCGACCAGCTGCTCGGCGCCGGCCTGCTGCATGGCGACGTGCAGACCATCTTCGGCACCGGCCTGGAAGGCTACACGCGCGTGCCGCAGCTGGACGAGGCCGGCGCGGTTTCCTGGGTGCCGGTGGCGAAGCAGAGCGGCAACCGCGGCGTGCTGCGCGGCATGGACGAACCGTTCCGCGCCGACGGCGGCCTGCGCATGCTCGACGGCAACCTCGGCCGCGCGGTGATCAAGGTCTCCTCGGTGCCGGAGGACCGCCTGCTGGTCGAGGCGCCGGCGATCGTGTTCAACGACCAGGACGAGGTGGCCGGCGCGTTCAAGCGCGGCGAACTCAACCGCGACTTCGTGGCGGTGGTGCGCTTCCAGGGCCCGCGCGCGAACGGCATGCCCGAGCTGCACAAGCTCACCCCCACGCTGGCGCTGCTGCAGGACCGCGGCCACCGCATCGCCCTGCTCACCGACGGGCGCATGTCCGGCGCCTCCGGCCGCGTACCGGCGGCGATCCACGTGACCCCCGAGGCGGTGGCCGGCGGCAACATCGCCAAGATCCGCGACGGCGACATCATCCGGCTGGACGCGGCAAACGGACGTCTGGACGTCCTGATGGAAGCGCACGAACTGGACGCCCGCCTGCCGCACGTCGCCGACCTGTCCGGCGAGCACAGCGGCATGGGCCGCGAACTGTTCGGCCTGTTCCGCCAGGCCGCCGCCAACGCCGACCTCGGCGCCGGCGTGCTGTCATAG
- the pgl gene encoding 6-phosphogluconolactonase, which produces MTNHLNVTTHSFTDCRAQATALAERVAERLRRGLAERGHALLAVSGGSTPKDFFARLSQEKLDWAGVQVTLVDERWVAETDERSNARLVKSLLLQHAAAAAQFIPLYTGDASPETGLAAVNARIDALPLPFDAVVLGMGDDGHTASFFPGGDHLAEALDLDGTARVLPMHAPGAGEPRITLSLPTLLQTRALYLLVAGEKKRDLLADARLGLGEAQHYPVRAVLTQQRVPVAVYWCP; this is translated from the coding sequence ATGACCAACCATCTGAACGTCACCACGCACAGCTTCACCGACTGCCGCGCGCAGGCCACGGCACTGGCCGAACGCGTCGCCGAACGCCTGCGCCGCGGCTTGGCTGAACGCGGCCACGCTTTACTTGCGGTCTCCGGCGGCAGTACGCCGAAGGATTTCTTCGCCCGCCTGTCGCAGGAGAAACTCGATTGGGCCGGGGTGCAGGTGACCCTGGTCGACGAACGCTGGGTGGCGGAAACCGACGAGCGTTCGAATGCGCGGCTGGTGAAATCGCTGCTGCTGCAGCACGCCGCCGCTGCCGCGCAGTTCATTCCGCTGTACACCGGCGACGCCAGCCCCGAAACCGGGCTGGCTGCTGTCAACGCGCGCATCGACGCGCTGCCGCTGCCGTTCGACGCGGTGGTGCTGGGCATGGGCGACGACGGCCATACCGCCTCGTTCTTCCCCGGCGGCGATCACCTGGCCGAGGCACTGGACCTGGACGGCACGGCGCGCGTGTTGCCGATGCATGCGCCCGGCGCCGGCGAACCGCGCATCACGCTGAGCCTGCCGACGCTGCTGCAAACGCGCGCGCTGTACCTGCTGGTGGCCGGCGAGAAGAAGCGCGACCTGCTCGCCGACGCGCGCCTCGGCCTCGGCGAGGCGCAGCACTACCCGGTGCGCGCCGTACTGACCCAGCAACGCGTGCCGGTGGCGGTGTACTGGTGCCCGTGA
- the zwf gene encoding glucose-6-phosphate dehydrogenase: protein MTASSQSVEPFDLVIFGGTGDLAVRKLLPALFHRFLDGQIPASSRIVGIAREALDDAGYRAHLREALVGVCAAAQLDVFLQQVFYRPLDARKDEGWDDFAAFIGKQPDHIRVFYLSTSPELFVDICTRLGQYQLNQGASRVVLEKPIGRDLASANQINDAVGKVFSESQTFRIDHYLGKETVQNLLVLRFGNALFEPLWNAGHIDHVQITVAETLGVGHRGAYYDRAGALRDMVQNHMLQLLCMVAMEPPSSLAPDAVRDEKLKVLHSLKPIDDSNAAQLSVRGQYRAGVAEGASVPGYPEELGNSKSNTETFVALKAEIANWRWAGVPFYLRTGKRLASRVSEIVVTFKPVPHSIFNPDAGTLSQNRLVLRLQPDEGVKLWLTIKHPGPGGLRLRHVPLDMSFAEAFGVQQPDAYERLLLDVVRGNPTLFMRRDEVEAAWHWAGPILAAWADSGEPPRPYTAGSWGPSAAVALIERDGRTWNEDSE from the coding sequence GTGACTGCTTCCTCCCAATCGGTCGAACCGTTCGACCTGGTGATCTTCGGCGGCACCGGCGACCTCGCCGTGCGCAAGTTGCTGCCGGCGCTGTTCCACCGCTTCCTCGACGGCCAGATCCCGGCCAGCAGCCGTATCGTCGGCATCGCCCGCGAAGCGCTGGACGATGCCGGCTACCGCGCGCATCTGCGCGAGGCGCTGGTCGGGGTATGCGCCGCAGCGCAACTCGACGTGTTCCTGCAGCAGGTGTTCTACCGCCCGCTGGACGCGCGCAAGGACGAGGGCTGGGACGACTTCGCCGCCTTCATCGGCAAGCAGCCCGACCATATCCGCGTGTTCTACCTGTCCACCTCGCCAGAACTTTTTGTCGACATCTGCACCCGGCTGGGCCAGTACCAGCTCAACCAGGGCGCCTCGCGCGTGGTGCTGGAAAAGCCGATCGGCCGCGACCTGGCCAGCGCCAACCAGATCAACGACGCGGTCGGCAAGGTGTTCAGCGAATCGCAGACCTTCCGCATCGACCACTACCTCGGCAAGGAGACCGTGCAGAACCTGCTGGTGCTGCGCTTCGGCAACGCGCTGTTCGAGCCGCTGTGGAACGCCGGGCACATCGACCACGTGCAGATCACCGTGGCCGAAACCCTCGGCGTCGGCCATCGCGGCGCCTACTACGACCGCGCCGGCGCGCTGCGCGACATGGTGCAGAACCACATGCTGCAGCTGCTGTGCATGGTGGCGATGGAGCCGCCCTCGTCGCTGGCGCCCGACGCGGTGCGCGACGAGAAGCTGAAGGTGCTGCATTCGCTCAAGCCCATCGACGACAGCAACGCCGCCCAGCTCAGCGTGCGCGGCCAGTACCGCGCCGGCGTGGCCGAAGGCGCCAGCGTGCCCGGCTACCCGGAGGAACTGGGCAACAGCAAGTCGAACACCGAGACCTTCGTCGCCCTGAAGGCGGAGATCGCCAACTGGCGCTGGGCCGGCGTGCCGTTCTACCTGCGCACCGGCAAGCGGCTGGCGAGCCGGGTGTCGGAAATCGTGGTCACCTTCAAGCCGGTGCCGCATTCGATCTTCAACCCCGACGCCGGCACGCTGTCGCAGAACCGGCTGGTGCTGCGGCTGCAGCCGGACGAGGGCGTCAAGCTGTGGCTGACCATCAAGCACCCCGGCCCCGGCGGCCTGCGCCTGCGCCACGTGCCGCTGGACATGAGTTTCGCCGAGGCGTTCGGCGTGCAGCAACCCGATGCGTACGAGCGCCTGCTGCTCGACGTGGTGCGCGGCAACCCGACCCTGTTCATGCGCCGCGACGAAGTGGAGGCGGCGTGGCATTGGGCCGGCCCGATCCTGGCCGCCTGGGCCGACAGCGGCGAGCCGCCGCGGCCGTACACCGCCGGCAGCTGGGGGCCGAGCGCCGCGGTGGCGCTGATCGAGCGCGACGGCCGCACTTGGAACGAAGACAGTGAATAG
- a CDS encoding GntR family transcriptional regulator — protein MEAALAHEYRRICHDPATHQPLAYLRLRQAIRNIIGHRDIEPGQALPSERDLSQTLKLSRVTVRKAIAGLVEEGLLTQRHGAGTFIAERIVKPMSRLTSFTEDLRERGLSPRSEYFERGIGEVTPEESMALNLSPGSLVVRLHRVRYGQDEPLAIERSVVPASVLPDPLLVHDSLYEALEKLNARPRRALQRLRAVSLNAQQARLLHVSVGSAGLNIERRSFLDDGRVVEFTSSWYRGDIYDFVAELQTD, from the coding sequence ATGGAAGCCGCCCTTGCCCACGAATACCGCCGGATCTGCCACGACCCGGCCACGCACCAGCCGCTGGCCTACCTGCGGCTGCGCCAGGCGATCCGCAACATCATCGGGCACCGTGACATCGAGCCGGGCCAGGCGCTGCCCAGCGAGCGCGACCTGTCGCAGACGCTGAAGCTGTCGCGGGTGACCGTGCGCAAGGCGATCGCCGGCCTGGTCGAGGAAGGCCTGCTGACCCAGCGCCACGGCGCCGGCACCTTCATCGCCGAGCGCATCGTCAAGCCGATGTCGCGGCTGACCAGCTTCACCGAGGACCTGCGCGAGCGCGGGCTGTCGCCGCGCTCGGAATACTTCGAGCGTGGCATTGGCGAGGTGACGCCGGAGGAGTCGATGGCGCTGAACCTGTCGCCCGGCTCGCTGGTGGTGCGCCTGCACCGTGTGCGCTACGGCCAGGACGAACCGCTGGCGATCGAGCGCAGCGTGGTGCCGGCCAGCGTGCTGCCCGACCCGCTGCTGGTGCACGACTCGCTGTACGAGGCGCTGGAAAAACTCAACGCCCGCCCGCGCCGCGCGCTGCAGCGGCTGCGCGCGGTATCGCTGAACGCGCAGCAGGCGCGGCTGCTGCACGTCAGCGTGGGCAGCGCGGGCTTGAACATCGAGCGGCGCAGCTTCCTCGACGACGGTCGCGTGGTCGAGTTCACCAGTTCCTGGTATCGCGGCGACATCTACGACTTCGTCGCCGAACTGCAGACCGACTGA